The genomic DNA CCTGTCTTCAGGACCTTCAATGCCTACCGGCGTATAACCATCCACAACTCCTAGAAGGGCTCTTCCCTGACTAGTTTCTCCTATAACAAGCTGAATAGGATTAGCCGTAGCAGCATCAATTGAAACAACCTCCATCACCTGTTTCAACCTGTTAAGAACATTAATAGGCCAAGCATCTTTCAAGTAAACTACAAACATATGTCCCACGCCAGCCTTAAAACAAGCATCCGAGGCCAGTTTCTCCAGTTCATCATCGTTACCCTCATGCCTCACAAGTCTATCCTGGCTAGCCTCACAAAATCCTATACCGAACTTTATAGAAGGACAAGATGTAATTAACGCTTCATATATATCCTCTACACTCTTAATAAAATGGGTTCTTCCAACAATGACGTTAACACCCTCAGGAACCTGAATATCGATAACCTTTAACTCCATCGTCCATCAAGCCTCCAGTCTATTTATTCTCACTCAATATATACATAAGGCTTGATACATCTAAAAAGTCTCTCTGAATCAGAACCAAAAAATTTAATGAAGATTAAATAAAAAAGATGAGATGTGTCCAGGGCTACCTGACGTTCACTATTAACATCATGTACATTATAGAGTTGGCGTAGAGGAATACGTATTGATCTCCGCCTGCTTCGTTGCCCCATATTATGCTTGGATTAGTACCATAAATGGGGATCATTACTAGGAATCTTCCATGAGCATCATCGGAAGCATTTACAACAGTCTTTATCCACGACACAGTATGGAACTGTCTGAATAATGTAGCATTCACAGTTATTGTACCGGTGGCACCATCTAACGGTAACACAATCACACCATAATTATCAACTTCTACCTCTCCCATATTACCAGTATAGACGAAACTATTCTTGGTCACAGCAGATCCTTGTCTGACGCTTACTAAATTATTGGAATACGAGCGATACGCGTTAAGCTGAATTGTCGGCTGATCCATACCTGTCGCAGAGAATACCTGATGAACAACCACCCAGTACAACAGATAACTATTATCATAGTTATCCAGCGGCGTCGGACCAATAGGCGCTATAACACTTGCTTTAGTAGTCGAGGGCCAGTCAAAATAATCATAAACTGCTCCAGTTAAACTTATAGAGTCCTTTAATGCTAATACAGAGCTGTCAACCCACTCTGGGTATCCTCCGTAGAACCATGTTGCCAGATAATTATATCCTGATCCAAGTACTCCTATATCGAAACTCGATGTAGGGTTCCTCCATGACACTGATACTTCTAGTGCTCCTAGTCTAGCATATCCGTTGTCAATCAATACTGGGAATGTTCTCCAGTCTCCTACTTCAGGCCTCCAGCTCTGGTCTAGCGCGTTTATGTAGTTATAGTTGTTGTAGAACTCGCGGCTATAATGTGGTCTAATAGTCACTCTAGTGTGTCTCATATCTACTATTGCGGGCACAGCTATTGATA from Candidatus Tiamatella incendiivivens includes the following:
- a CDS encoding adenosine-specific kinase; protein product: MELKVIDIQVPEGVNVIVGRTHFIKSVEDIYEALITSCPSIKFGIGFCEASQDRLVRHEGNDDELEKLASDACFKAGVGHMFVVYLKDAWPINVLNRLKQVMEVVSIDAATANPIQLVIGETSQGRALLGVVDGYTPVGIEGPEDRKKRVGFLRKIGYKLG